DNA from Vitis vinifera cultivar Pinot Noir 40024 chromosome 19, ASM3070453v1:
GCTTTAAAAGTAGCTTCTAAATTATTTTCCCATTTAACAGATCAGGAAAGCAAGAAGGAGAATTTAGAGTTACCTTTGTTTGACTTGCCCACCATTGCAACTGCTACTAAAAACTTCTCCAACACCAATATGATTGGAGCAGGTGGCTTTGGGTCTGTGTACAAGGTAATATGTGCCATCTTATGCATCAGGATAACccaaaaatgatttcaaaagaaagaagaagagaaaaataattgcgTCTTGCACATCATATTTTGCAGGGCAATCTATCCGGAGTAGCAGTAGCAGTGAAGAGATTGTCCAAGAATTCAGCACAGGGTGTGCAAGAGTTCAAGAATGAAGTTGTTTTGATTGCGAAACTTCAGCACAAGAATCTTGTCAGGCTTTTGGGCTGCTGCATTCAAGGAGAAGAAAGAATATTACTCTATGAATATATGCCCAACAAAAGcttggattattttattttcggTTTGAGCTTCTTATCCCTATCTGTTAgaattagtttcattttttgatCACCCATATTATGCTCAGTCGTGTTCAACTCAATTCACACATCTAAGTAATTAATTAcgcctaataaaaaaattttataaaggtagatgtattgtgcagatcaaatcaGAAGAGCATTATTGGCATGGGATAAGCGCTGCAAGATTGTTACAGGGATAGCACGAGGGCTTCTCTACCTCCATCAAGACTCTAGATTTCAAATTATTCACAGGGATCTCAAGACGAGCAATATTTTACTGGATGACAATCTCAATCCTAAAATTTCAGACTTTGGCTTGGCAAGAATTTTTGGAGAGAATGAAATGGAAACGAGAACAAAGAGAATTGTTGGGACTTAGTAAGTTATAAACCTTTATAATcttataaaatgatatttatccCTTCAAAGAACTTACACTTGAAAATGTTGGTGCAGTGGCTATATGTCCCCAGAGTATGTGATTGATGGGCACTTTTCTGTCAAATCAGATGTCTTTAGCTTTGGTGTTCTTTTACTAGAGATTGTTTGCGGTAAAAAGAACCGAGGGTTCTCTCATCCAGATCACCACCATAACCTTCTGGGACATGTAAGTAGAAAGAACGCAATggtgttttctctttctctccctctctcaaTTTTTCTCTACTCTAGCTTTTTCTGGCTTTTGTGAAAgataataaatatgatttttgcgCTAGGCATGGCTGCTGTGGGAACAAAACAAGGCCTTGGAATTAATGGATGCATGTTTGGAAGATTCATGTGTTGCATCGCAAGTATTACGATGCATACAAGTAGGTTTACTATGTGTTCAAAACCTTCCAGCAGACAGACCAGCAATGTCATCAGTGATTTTCATGTTGGGTAATGAGGGAGCAACATTGCCTCAACCTAAACATCCTGGTTTCTTCACAGAAAGATCTTCCGTGGATACAGATACAATGTCAGGAAAGATAGAGTTACATTCAGAAAATGCAGTAACCATCTCAATGCTAAAAGGTAGATAAAGAATTCAAACATCTGCTTTGTGAATTATTTATGCAGGTGCCAGCTTCTCTGACTAAAACGGCCTGCAAAGGTTCCTCTCTTGCGGCTCAGGGCACTGTAATCTGCAACTTAAGACTCACTAGTAGAATCTCTAAATTCAGATTCCCTCTGGATCAGGTTGGTAATAAGCAGAAGAACATGTATTCAAACATCTGCAACTTATGTGctactctcttttttttttttttgtgtctcCTCAGGGTGCATAGGACTTATAATTTGGTTCCAACCTTTTACTTTCAATTATCTCGAGAATTTTTGAAGTTCTAAAGTCCTTTGAAATATCAATAGGAAGTAAAGATCAGACAATAAAAACTAATCAAATAAGGCTTCTACTTGTGACTGTTATAAAGCCATAGGATGATGGCTTGCAATAATTTCAGGTAAATAGGGGTAAGAATTGAAAATCAACAAAGACAAGTAGGAATCAGATGACTTCATATGAATTCTGTTGTCTCTTTGTGTATACTGAAAATTACAGTTTACTCAGCAGTAGGTAATGTGCTTCTGCAAGATCTCTCTAACATGAAACTAAAAGAGTTCTTCATCCCAAAAACACACACGCACACAAAGAATCTTCATGTCCAAATGACAATTTTTCTTCAAGTTAGTATTGTTGGAACCAATGATTCATTTAATACCGAGGCTCAAAAAAGAATTCCTTGCAATGGAGATCAACACAACTCCCATacatttaagatgaattgacaTTTGTGAAAAATTTAAGAGGAACCAATGTTTTGAAAACTGGACCGTGTACTGGCCATCTCTCTGGTCCGGTTTGCCCCGGGAACCGTTTTCATGTTAAAACGGTGTTGAACCGCTGAACCGTCCAGCTTCCTAAGAACCGGTCAAGCCCAAGCCTGGGCCAAACTTCCACTTGCCGTAGAAGCCCAATAGGGGCTACAGCCAGACACCCGTTAAAAGCCCAAACCAGTTGAGCCCTAGAGGGTTTAAACGAGCACCAAAGCCCAATCCAATCTCTAGGCTAGGTTGCTTTTTGTGTTGCAAGGTATTTGAGGCTAGGTTTGGGCCAAACTTCCACTTGCTGTAGAAGTCCAATAGGGGCTGCAGCCAAACACCCATTAAAAGCCCAAACCAGTTGAGCCCTAGAGGGTTGAAAGGAGGGCCAAAGCCCAATCCAATCTCAAAAGCCCAAACCAGTTGAGCTTGTGCAGAGATTTGATCCACTGACTCCAGCTTTAAAAGCAAGGATGAGGCCATTGAGCTATATGACATGCTAATAAAGTAATAGCGTtgtaaaactaaatatatagcaagattaatggttttttttcaaaaaatattcgTGTAAATATCTacattcatgtttatttttataataataattatcaaattaatataaataattaatataataaatttaaaataataaaatacaaaaacaaggagataaaattagatattttgatttttttttttgtcttaaacatatctttatacttaaatattatacatgttctttttaataaagtttaacatatatatatatatatatatatatataatatgaaattaaatattgttaaaatttgtaatgatataatttaaatttcttatatttatttttttattttatataatatataaattatataattattacattattagtttgattataACTAAGTCATCGATTCGAATAGTGAATcgaaaatcaataatattttttattcaataatccatccgattctaaaaacattggaAGGAACTTAAGAAGTTGTATACCCTAGTTTGTTTTAAGAAACTTATCTATAACCAATTTTGTTAACTATTTTGCAATTTAAACATGCTTGAATTGGTCAAGTTGAGAAGTGTGGCATCCACCTTAGTAGACTTGACATTGGACACTGGAAAGTCCAAGTGATCCCTTGTCAGTTTTACACTGACGGGATGGATTCTATTGACCGTAGTATGGTAGTTCTGCCACATGCTACACTAGAAACTACAGAATTCAATTATCCTACTTCACTTGTTCATGATCTATACCTATATATTTTCATCCATCTAATAAAATCTATCTTATCAGCAAGTAGAAATGTTGATAGACAACCGTATCATCTCCGCCTTCGTTTTTGCcttgatttctttcttaatCCTCTTGGAATTCTCGATTGCATTTGATACTATAGTTAAGAGTCAATCCTTAAGTGATGGCGAGACTTAAGAATCCTCAGGCCAAAGCTTTGAGCTAGGCTCCTTCTCTCCTGGAAAGTCGAAGAATAGGTACTTAAGAATATGGTATAAAAGTACCCCACAGACAGATGTTTGGGTTGCAAAGCAGATTCTTATGGAGTTTTAACTGTCACCGATAGTGGAGAACTTGCTCTTCTCAATCAAACAAAGAGTGTACTTTGATCTTCAAATTCATCAAAGAGTAGCAGAAAATCCAGTTGCACAGCTCCTACAGACTGGAAACCTAGTTCTCAAGGATGATATTCAAGAGAGTTCTCAGAGTTATCTATGGCAGAGCTTTGATCATCCAACAGACTCAATGTTAGCAGGAATGAAGATAGGCAGGAACTTAAAGATTGGCTTAGAACGATATTTAAAATCATGGGAAAGTGTTGATGATCCATCTATCAGAGATTTCACTTACAGAATTGAAGTTCGTGGGCTGCCTCAAATGGTTGTTAGCATGGGATCTGAAAAAAGGCATCGCTCTGGGCCATGGAATGGAACTCAAAACAATGGTCTCCCAATGGGCCAGCTTTTGTATTTACTGAGGATGTGTTGTTTATACTGCATGAGCCTAACAATGAACCACTCAGGTTTGCTCCAGCGTCTTGTTTTGCACCCAAGAAGCTCTGAATGGGTTGTCATGTACTCAAATCCCGATGACCCTTCTGACAGGTATGGGCAGTGTGGTGTTAATGACATTTGCAAAATCAACAAGTCACCAATTTGCGAGTGTTTGACAGGGTTTGCACAAAAATCACAAGAGAAATGGAAAGTACTTGATGCATCTGATGGTTGCATGCGAAGAATGTCGTTGGGCTGCCATAGTGGAGGGGTGTTCGTAAAGGTTGCAGGAGTAAAATTTCCCGACTTGATAAGAGTGTCATTTGCATAAGAGTATGAGCCTTAAGGAATGAGAGGTGGAGTGCTTGAAGAATTGTTCATGTACAGCATAtgctaattcaaattttaatggAAGCTGTTTGATGCGGTTGGGTGACTTAATCGATAACAGAGAGTTGACTTCAGAAAAGAGTGGTTATTCGGTTGCTTGGTGTGTGCAGGTCACAGATACTTGGGGCGTTGCTCATTTTTTTATGCGGTTCAATTTTCATATGCTAGTTAGGGAATGTTTGGTTTAGACGAGTGCTTGTTAAGATATTTGCATACTGTATTTGAGGGTATTGAGAAGGTTTATGTAATTTGTATTTTGtcacaaaatgattaaaaaaaaaagggagactATTGGCACATTAGGCTATGTAGCTTAAGATTTGCGTACAGTTTTGTTTTATTCATTAGGATTTAAGATCTTTTTAGAGtgtcttatttttcatttaagacTTGAGGTTGCTAGCTACTTGATTCAACTAGGGTGACACAGATAAACATAGAAAGTTTCAAAAAAAGGCAACTCAGTGATTGTTAAGGTGTGGGATACACCTAGgttttaaaattgaactaaaaattatttaatttgtgcTTGAAAACTCCTTAGTGCTCAAGCATTGAGAAGCACTCAAGCACTCGAGTCTTTTAAGGGCGCTCAAGCACTAAGGAGCACTCAAGTACTCAAGTCTTCTAAGGGCACTTGCTTATGGAAGAATTCTCCTAAATTCTAGTGATCGgtcttttccattttaaaaaggCTTATTTTTAACAATTGTCTAGATCCATTCATGAGATTTTCCTAGGCCCATACAAATTTTGCCTAAAAAGGTTCTTGGGTTGATGCTTTTGagttaaacaaatatatatatagataaaatttACCTTCATGTTCCCAAAACTCTTAAAGAAATTCATTGTTACTTTTAGGGTTGTGAAGCAGATCTACATCCCCTTGATCCACTAAGAGCACACGAGGTGATGCGTCATTGACATGAAGTGGAGTGTACATGCTAGGGAGTAAGACTTAGGAATAACTTATGTTACGTAAAATTGTGTATTGTACTTTCATATATTGGATTAACAATTTGAGATCTTTAACTCGGTGGCTTTTACAACCACACATTACGTGAAACAATGGTTTGTACATCTCTTTTAAGTGTTACATATACTAGCTAGATGATAAAACTTTTGAGCCTCTATTATCTCTACTATAGAGACTTCAAAGCAAAATGagtgaaaaattattaataggCCCTTGTGCTTGGCTTAGGatcaatttcatcaaatattttaGGAGAGACAACATATAACAAGTCAAAAAGTAGATAATTACAACTAATTTGCTTGTATGTTTGtgtttttattaaacaattctagtttaaaaagtgtttttgacaaaaaaaatttaggtatttgataaaatttaaaaaaacacttctacaaaattgaaaaataatttgtagtGTTTCATGGAGAAacactttataaataatttttttaaaaacacttaaaaaaaaatgttttcactAAAAATACTATGATGAGAAAAACTAAAACACACTCTTTATCATTccatcaatattttcatccttagcaTTCTAGGCTCAAGAAACTTCCTATACGAATTGGAAATGTCATAGAAGGAAATATATTTAGAAGGGAATCCTGACAAAAAGTCTTTCAAAGCCCCTACATGATGTTTGAGTGATACTTGGTCTCTACATTGAACGGGTTTTTTTTCCTATATCCCCTAGAGACAAAAAAAATCGGATATAATTTCAAATGGTTTTCCAAATAATGAATGGGAGGTTCCAAGACTTTAAGGGGAAGAAAAGCAGCAGCCCTGTTGGGGAAAATCACATTCGTCAGCATGAATAGGATGAGGGTGCTTGCTACTTAATGGTTCCACTTAGTAATTAAATTTAGTACAAATTTAATCATGTTGGGCTGATGGACCACAACTACACCAGCAACAAAAGGCGGTTGCAACAACAGAACTCAACAAAACCCAGATCACTCAAGAACTATGCAAGTAGTTAGGAATCTGGTAGTGTATTTTGAATTGTGCAAGTAGTTAGAGTCTAGTAACGTAGTTtgttacaataaaaaatataaatagcaGAGTAAAGAACCTCTCCATGATATATGATTTCTTCCTCTTAATATATAGAAACTAGATTTTCATCTTCCTGATACAAactttcatggtatcagagttgcCCCTCTTCATATCTCCTTCTCTTTGCATCAGTTTCATGATTTCACCATGACAATCTCAACTCAATCCTCTGGGATACAAGTTGGAGCTGCCAATTCATCCTCAACCATAGCTTAGTCAATGCAGATGTTGAATCATGCACTGCCCATTAAACTTGATAAAGATAACTACATGTTGTGGATAACCCAAATGGAGAACTTGATCTATGCAAACGGCTTGAAGATCATGTTGAAGGTCCTACAGTCCGTCCTTCAAAAACAACAAGCAATGGTGAAACAAATCCAGAATTTATTCTTTGGCAAAGATTTGACTGAATGATCCTCAGTTGGATTTACTCCTCACTTATTCCAGAAATTATGGGACAAAGAATAGGGTATCAAACCTCCCATGAAGCATGGTTTTCTTTGGAAAAGATTTTCTCGGCTTCATCCAAAGCTCGGGTGATGCAATTACAACTAGAATTTCAGACCATGAAGAAAGGATCTCTTTCAATGATGGATTACATCCTCAAGTTGAAGAATCTGGCTGACAGCTTAGCTGCCATTGGAGAACCAGTACACAATAGATATCATATTCTGAAACTGCTAGGAGGGCTTGGTGTAGAATATAATTCCATTGTGGCCTCTCTTATAGTAAGAGAAGATGAAGTTTCACTACATACGGCGCATAGGATTCTATTAACCTATGAACAACGCTTGAatcttcaaaattcaacaaaagaCAATGTAATCTCTACAAATCTCACTACCACGTCGTCATATCACCACAAAAACAGAAGGAATTCCAATCGAAATTTCTTAGGAAACAATAGTAGAATCTTCAACCCTGGACGTAACTCTCATGCAAACAGAAACTCAACCTCTCAAAATTGCCCTCAATGTCAACTTTGTGGAAAGTTTGGACATGTTGTGGATCAGTGTTATCATCATTTCGATATAAACTTCCAAGGGGTAAATAACAATTTTGAAACCAAGTCCCATGTAACTAACAATAACCAAGATCAAGCCCACGCCATGATAACATCTCCTACCCACTCATCAGCTTTCTCAAACCACATCTCTGGACAATTTACAATCATATAATGGCAATGACAAGGTGACAATCGGGAATGGTACGCAACTTCCCATTCTTCATACTGGTACTAAAATTTTTCAGTTTCCTTCTAAAGTGTTTCAGTTAAAAAGAGTTCTTCATGCACCTCATCTTGCAACCAATCTTGTTAGTGTCTCTCAATTCTATGTTGACAACAATACATTTGTTGAGTTTCATCCTCAGTTCTTTTTTGTCAAAGAACAAGTTACCAAGAAAGTTCTTCTTGAAGGTCATCTTGAACGAGGATTATATAAGTTTCCTACCATTTTTAGCTCCTCTACAGATTGCTTGTTCTTCAACTTCAACAActcttcattttcaaattccaCGACTGAGCTTTGACATTCTCGATTGGGCCATCCTGCTGAAGATATATTTTGAAACATGCTCTCAACAATTGTAATATCCCTTATCAATATAATAAACTCCAAATTTGTTGTGTCTACCAATATGCCAAAAGTCACAAGCTACCATTTTCGTTGTCTATGTCAAGAGCATCTCATCCTTTAGCACTTGTTCATGCTGATATCTGGGGTCCTGCATCCACTCCATATACTTTTGGTGCACGATTTTTTCTACTACTCATAGATGATTTCTCAAGATTTTCTTGGATTTATCCACCACACACCAAAGATTAAGAACTTCCGATGTTGTAAAATTTCGCACTTCAGTGGAAAAACAGCTTGACTTCAAAATTAAGAGCCTACAATCAGATGATGGTGGTGAATTCAAAGCATTTTCTTCCTATCTTGTTGCTCATGGCATAGAACACAGGTTTTCCTACCCATACACACCTGAACGGAATGGGTGAGTCGAGCGGAAACTGAGACAAGTTACAGAAACTGGTCTTGCTCTTCTAACTAAAGCCTCCTTACCTCTCTCTTTTTGGTTGTATGCTTTCCATACTGCTATATTTCTCATCAACTGTCTACCTACCAAGATGCTTAAATATCAATCTCCCTTTCAAACTCTTTTTGGGAAAACTCCTTATTATCATTTTCTCAAGACATTCGGTTGTCTTTGCTACCCATATATTCGACCATATAATAAGCACAAATTGCAATATCGTTCTACTCTGTGCATCTTTCATGACTATAGCAACACTCACAAGGGATATTTATGTTTCGATCCAAAAACTACCAGATTATACATAACCAGACATGTTGTCTTTCATGAATCAATCTTTCCAACTCTATCACCTTCAACTTCTTCTAATCCTAGTTTTTTTCCGTTTCCACTCCTGTTTTTCTTCCCATACACATGTCTCCTTCTCATGCTTTACATTCTATTGATGCTCAACAACATAACCCCACACCTTTGTCTTCATCACTTCACTTATCTTTTGACCACATCCTTCCTACTATACATAACAATGTTCCTCAACATCCTCCCATTATTAATAGTCATCTTATGATCATGCGTGCCAAGGATGGCATTATAAAAAAGAAGGCCTTCTTGTCTCACATGCCCATGGAACTAGCAACATTTGCTTAGGCTTCCAAAAGTATCTACTGGACCAAGGCTATGCAACAAGAGTATGATGCTCTACTAAAAATGGAAACATGGAATCTAGTTCCTACTCCTCCAAATGCCAATATTATTGATTGCAAATGGGTCTACAAATTAAAACATAACCCAGATGGCACCATTGCTCATTCCAAGGCTCGCCTAGTTGCCAAAGGTTTTACCCAAACACATGGCCTTGACTACTTTGAGACTTTCAGCCTCGTTGTCAAAGCTTCAACCATCAGAATAGTGCTTGCTCTAATTATCTCATATAATTGGACAATTCGTCAGCTTGATGTATAGAACGCCTTCCTCAACGGTGACCTCCAAGAGCAGGTCTTCATGAGCCAACCACCTGGTTTTATCAACACCCGGTTTCCTACTCACGTCTGCAAACTTAACAAAGCCATTTATGGGCTTAAGAAAACTCCTAGAGCATGTTACACCAAGCTCGGTCATGCTCTTCTTGGCTGGGGTTTTCAAGCTTCCTGTGCAAATAGCTCCATGTTTTTTCCTCACATTGCCAACGATGTGCTTATCTTGTTAATCTATGTTGATGACATCCTCGTAATAGGTAGTGACCCTCATCGTGTTTCTTCATTTGCTTCTTGTCTTAATGCTACATTTGCTCTTTCGAGATCTTGgtcattttcactattttcttagTCTGGAGATTATGCAAGCAGAAAACTCAGTCCATTTAAATCAACACAAATATGTCCACGATCTTCTTCAAAGTACCAGTATGTTTGAATCCAAGTATGCTTCTACACCTGGTATGGTTGGTcaaaatttatccaaacatgaTGGAGGTCATTTCCATGATGTCACACTATATCAGAGCATAGTTGGTGTTATTCAATATCTCACTCTCATAAGACCTGATATTTCATTTGTTGTCAACAAGGAGTGCCAGTTTATGAGTAGCCCCTCCAACACACATTGGCTTGCTGTAAAATGCATCTTACGCTACCTCAACTTATGGTCTTTCCATGTAACCATCTTCCGCGTTGGACATTCAAGCATACATTGATGTCGATTGGGCTTCTTGTCCAAATGACAGAAGAAGCACTAGTGGCTATTGTATTTTCATTGGACCAAACTTGGTTTCATGGTCATCCACTAAGCAGAAAATTGTTTCAAGGAGCAGTGCGGAATCTGAGTATCGTGGACTAGCTGTTGCCACTTTCGAGATTGCCTGGATTCAATCTCTACTCACCGAGTTATGTCTTTCTCCTACAATACCACCAATTCTTTGGTGTGACAACCAAAGTGCTACCCATCTTGCTGCCAATCCTGTTTTTACACACCAACAAAGCATATTGAACTCGACCTTCATTTTATTCGTGATAAAGTTCTTCAGAACCAACTCCATATTCAGTATCTTCCTTCTTCCGACCAAATTGCTGACATCTTCACCAAACATATCTCAAGTTCTTAGTTTTTTTAGCTTTCGGACCAAATTCTCTATTGTTTCCAAACCCATGAGCTTGCGGGGGGATGATAGACCACAACTACACCAGCAACAATCACAACTGCACCAGCAACAGAAGGCAGTTGCAACAATAGAACTCAACAAGACCCAGATCACTCAAGAACTGTGCAAATAGTTAGGAATCTGGTAGTGTAGCTTGAACTGTGCAGGTAGTTAGAGTCTGGTAACATAGTTTGTTacagtaaaaaaatataaatagcaTAGTAGAGAACCTCTCCATGATATGTAATTTCTTCCTCTTAATATACAGAAACTAGATTTTCATCTTCCTGATACAAACTTTCACGGGCCAACCTAATGTTGTTTAATCTATTTAACCGTGGAAATTAGGGAAGTCtttgaagaaaatgatggtCAACTTCTTCTACATTAGATTATGCTTTACCTACGGACTATGCTTTTAAGTCTCAAGACATTTTGAGAgccaattttgttttttccgtTAAGATATGGTTAAACCTCGATAAATTGATATAGGTTTGCTCTATGGAAAATCTATGAATTAAGCTAATATTACTTACTCATGTGAACTAATGCAGCTTGAACATGGCCTACCGAGTCAACATCATAATTAGGTATGGGTATAACAACCAAATACAGAAAGGGGTCCGAGTCCAATATAGACATACTAGTCCCTGTCACGAAAAAGATGTAGATGAAGTTGTCAAGGGTCAGTATAGAAGCTCCGATGCAAGTGTTTCCTCTTGGTTTTTTCAGAATTGTAAATGGAGGGGCTTCCTTTCTTCACCTTCTTTTGCTCTTTGATTTCTTCCTCAATCTTCTTGAAATTTTGTGTCGCATCAGATACCATAACTCCAACCCAGTCCATGGTTGATGGTGAGACTTTAGTTTCATCAGGCCAAAGGTTTGAACTAGGCTTCTTCTCGCCTGAAAACTCCAAGAACAGGTACCTAGGAATATGGTACAAGAGTGCCCCACATACAGTTGTGTGGGTGGCAAACAGAAACAACCCCATCACAGATTCACATGGAGTTTTAACTATCAGCATAAACGGAACACTTGTTCTTCTCAACCAGGAAGGGAGCGTGGTCTGGTATTCGGGTTTATCAGGAATAGCAGAAAATCCAGTTGCACAGCTCCTAGACTCTGGAAACTTTGTTCTGAGAGATAGTCTTAGCAAGTGTTCTCAAAGCTATCTCTGGCAGAGCTTTGATTACCCATCTGACACACTGTTAGCTGGCATGAAGCTAGGCAGGACCTCCAACCCTGATCTAGAACGATATTTGATATCATGGAAAAGCCCTGATGAACCATCCAATGGAGACTTCACTTGGAGATTAGATACTCCCAGGCTGCCTCAACTGGTTGTTGCAACGGGATCAACCAAAAAGTACCGCACTGGGCCATGGAATGGAATTCGATTTAGTGGTATTCCGGTGTTTCCCAACGAGCAGCACTATTCACACATAATGATCTTTGATAAGGAGAATGCATATTACATGCTTTCATTTGACAACTACTCTGCTAATACGAGAACAACCATCAATCACTCAGGCTTCATCCAATGGCTTCGATTGGATGAACACAATGCGGAGTGGGTTCCTTTGTACATATTACCATATGACCCATGTGACAATTATGGACAGCGTGGTGCTAATAGCATTTGCAGGAATTCCAGAACACCAATCTGATTAATAAACCTACAAAATCATTCAAATTGGATTTGATTAAACCCAGGTATCATAGACATTCCCTCATTTCCACCTCGGAACATTTTTTGTTTCCCATTTATCgaaaaaaatctcattattgtAATTGGATTGGTTCATTCTTCATCAAATCATATGGATCGATCAAGATCTAGCAATGATGGAATTTATAAATCGCATGAAGTTTTACCCAACTCCATAAATCCAATCTAATGCATTAAATACATATGATTGGAGGAATAAAGAGAAATCATCTACGTTTCAGCTACTCATAAGTTCTCTGCACACATACAAACACAAGGGAAAGTGAGGAATGAAGCAATTAAACCAAAgtgatttaacaattttttattgtgaAGAAGAATTTAGTATTTTAAGCTTTAGTTTGACTCAATTTTTTCCGTTCACTTGGAAAAAATTGAATCTGAAGCTACCTAGAAGCTAACCAGAAAGGACATGTCATCATTGTTCTTTTaactataaattttattttgggcATGGCCTAGGTTGAGAAAGGTCCAATAAGGATTAGAAAAGTCATGGAAAGAGATGTATATAGAAGGGAATCTCAATATATAAAAGTGATAAATCAAGTTCATTCGTCCGCATGAAAAGGACCAGGGTCGACTTCATAATAGTTCCTACTTTCAAAGCGTGGAAATTAGGGAAGGCAATTGCGGTCGTGTTCTGCCACCTAGGGTAGGTAAGACCATTGCATTTGACTCTCTACCTCATGTTCATGTGATGATTATGACGTAGGTGGACAACTGTTTTATCAGATTAGAAGCATAGAATTCCAAGAATATTGAAGACAAATCAAGGGCAAAAGAAGGCGAAGATTAACAGATGGATTATTACTCAGAAAGGAAACTAAGGGTGAATCTTCCCAGACAATGACACAGAAATGGGTGATGGGTGCTGCCGTCCCTTTTTCAAGGCTGCTGTATCCCATACAGTTAATCAATCTGTACGAAATTaatg
Protein-coding regions in this window:
- the LOC132253451 gene encoding S-locus-specific glycoprotein S13-like; protein product: MLAGMKIGRNLKIGLERYLKSWESVDDPSIRDFTYRIEVRGLPQMVVSMGSEKRHRSGPWNGTQNNGLPMGQLLYLLRMCCLYCMSLTMNHSGLLQRLVLHPRSSEWVVMYSNPDDPSDRYGQCGVNDICKINKSPICECLTGFAQKSQEKWKVLDASDGCMRRMSLGCHSGGVFVKVAGVKFPDLIRVSFA
- the LOC132253452 gene encoding S-locus-specific glycoprotein S13-like: MEGLPFFTFFCSLISSSIFLKFCVASDTITPTQSMVDGETLVSSGQRFELGFFSPENSKNRYLGIWYKSAPHTVVWVANRNNPITDSHGVLTISINGTLVLLNQEGSVVWYSGLSGIAENPVAQLLDSGNFVLRDSLSKCSQSYLWQSFDYPSDTLLAGMKLGRTSNPDLERYLISWKSPDEPSNGDFTWRLDTPRLPQLVVATGSTKKYRTGPWNGIRFSGIPVFPNEQHYSHIMIFDKENAYYMLSFDNYSANTRTTINHSGFIQWLRLDEHNAEWVPLYILPYDPCDNYGQRGANSICRNSRTPI